GACCCGGCAGCCGCCTCTACATGAAGCTGGTCCTGCGGGtgaggggggtttgggggggctgggggggggctgcccctgcccacccacccccccccgctgACCTCCAGTCCTGCAGGTGCTCTTCCTCGACGCCCCTGAGGACAGTggccccccacccaccccctcagGGCAGCCGgacccccccgccaccaccaGCGGCACCCACCGGCCCACCCATGCCAGTCCTGACCCCCAGTTTGGCACTGAGGTGGGGAGTGGATGggggggggacctggggggCATCACCGGGGAGGCTggagggcttggggggggggggggggcaggatggggcccAGGGGCAAGGGGACCTGCAGAGGGGAACGGTGtggggagctgggaagggagcgATTTGGGATGGGattggggggtcctgggggcaggatggggctgggggggatgctggggggcaGGATGGTGGAGTCCtgggggcaggatggggctcaggggcttgggggggtcctggggggccaGGATGGTGGGGGGTCAATGGCAGGAAGGGGGGGTCAGGGCTTGGGGGGAGTTGGGGTTGGACGTGCCCGGCAGCCCCCGTCCCAGCGCCTGTCGCGTCCCGGTGTCCCCAGCACGTGCTGCGGATCCATCTCCTGGAGGCCGAGAACCTGATCGCCAAAGACAACTTCTTCAAGGGGGTGGTGCGGGGCCGCTCCGACCCCTACGCCAAGGTGCGGGTGGCCGGGAGGGTCTTCCGCAGCCGCGTGGTCAAGGAGGACCTCAACCCCCGCTGGAACGAGGTCTACGaggtaccggggggggggtcccgcgCCCCGTCTGCCCCCGCCCTGGGCATCGGTGCTGTGGGCATGGATGTGGTGTGTCGGGGAGGGGGTCCTGTTCCCGTGTCCGTCCGTCCCCcaggaggggaaactgaggcacgggggctgggaggggaacCAAGCGTCCGGGGGTGTCCCCACCGGTgccacctctccctgcccaggcgATTGTGGACGACGTCCCGGGACAGGACGTGGAGTTCGACCTCTTTGACAAGGACATCGACAAGGACGACTTCCTGGGCCGGTGGGCgctggggggggcacggggggggggaggccggggggctgtggggtgggccCCCCAGCCCTCACCATCTGCCGCCCCCCTCCTCCTAGGTGCAAGGTGCCGCTGAGGCGGGTGCTGAGCAGTCGCATCGTGGACGAGGTAGGAGAGGGACCAAGGGGGGGCtgcagttgggggggggggggcctgcaGCAGAGTGGGGGGGTCTCACCCACCCTCCCTGTCCCACCAGTGGCTGCCACTGGAGGAGGTGAAGTCGGGGCGGCTGCACGTACGGCTGGAGAAcctggcccccagccccagcgctgccctCCTCGAGCAGGTAACGAACGGCCCCCGGCTCGCCAGGACGAGcatccccgtccctgtccccgtccccgtgtGCCCCCACGCCATGGCgggacccccagcccaccctcaacccccccccccgccccaggtcCTGCACACCAACAGCCTCCTGCAGCCCGCCCGGGGCGAGGAGCTCTCGGCCGCTCTCCTCTCCGTCTTCGTGGACCGAGCCGCCGACCTCCCGGTGAGTGGCTGCCCCGGCACCCccccatcatcatcatcatcatcttcatcatcttcattgtCCCCACCCCGCTGTCCCCCAGCTCCGGAAGGGCTCCAAGCCACCCGCCGCCTTCGCCAGCCTGGCCGTGCGCGATGTCTCCGTCAAGACCAAGGTAAGacggggtggtgggggggtcgGGAGGGGGTAAGGGGGTAcgaggctggggggggtctctcACCCGCTCTCATATCCCCAGACCTGCACCCCGTCGGCCGAGCCCGTGTGGGATGAAGGCTTCTCCTTCCTCATCAAGCGGCCCCACGTGGAGTCGCTGGAGCTGCAGGTCTCTGCCCCGTCCCCGCGGCGGGGGTCCCGTCCCCGCGGCGGGGGTCCCGTCCCGGGGTGCTGAGCCCCCTGTGCCCCGcaggtgaaggaggagggggggcagcccctgggTGCCCtcagcctgcccctgccccagctcctggccTCCGAGGGGCTGGCGCTGGACGGCTGGTTCCCGCTggccggggggggtcccggcagCCAGATCCTGCTGCGGGCGCAGCTGGGGGTGAGTGCTgggattgggggggggcggtgaggggggggggggccagactgcccctcacaccccccctcacacccccctCACCCCTTGTCCCCCAGGTCCTGGTGTCGCAGCAGGTGGAGGTGGGGGCCGGTAGCGTGTCCCTGGCCGGGGGGGacgctgccccccagcccgcgGGGGAGGAGTGCGGGACGGGGGGGCTGCGCCAGCGCCTGCTCCCGGCTGACAGgtagggctgggggggggggcgcgacCCCCCCCCTCAGGGAGCatccagccccctccccagatTGCATCCAGCTCCTGTCCCTGCATCCGCTCGGGCTATAAACCTtaagctggggtggggggggggggtccgggcaTGAGCCCCCCCGGGCCAAGCCCCCCACCAGGGGTCGGGTGGGGGGGCACTGACCCTCTGCCCCCCGCAGCCACCCTGAGCCAGCGGAGGGTCCCCTGGGGCGGCTGCAGCTCACGGTCTGGTACTACGGGGAAGAACGCAAGCTGGTGGCCATCGTCCATGCCTGCAGGTGAGGCTACCTGGTGGGGGGGtctgccggggagggggggtctcAGGGCTTGGACCCCCCCCGCTgagctgtgcccccccccccggccccaggaAGCTGAGGGCGGTGTCGAAGGAGCTGCCGGACCCCTACGTGtccctggtgctgctgcccgACCGCAGCCGCAGCACCAAGAGGAAGACCAGCGTGCAGAAGAAGACCCTCAACCCCGACTTCAAcgagaggtgggggggggggcgggggggggcagtgctTGCCTGCCCggtgctgcccagtgctgcccagtACAGCCCAGTCTCCCCAGGTTCGAGTGGGACGTGTCCCTCGAGGAAGCCTCGCGGCGTAAGCTGGAAGCTCACGTCAAATCCACCGTGTCCTTCGTGTCACGGGAGAaggaggtgctggggaaggtACGGGGGGTCTTGGGGAGGTccgggggggtccggggggggccCTTCTGAGCCTTTGTTCTCCCCCAGATCCATCTGGACCTGGCACAGGTGGATCTGTCCGAAGGGGGAACCCACTGGTGAGTGGGGGCTGtgcagggggtggggtgggtgggaggtcTCTGGGGACTCTCAGGGCATCTCTCTGGGTCGGGGGGGTTGTGTCATCCccccccctgtgccccccaacCTGTCTCCCCCCACAGGTACGAGCTGCGGGACGAGCGGAGCAGCCCCTAGCgctgggccccccccccgggccccccagTCCCCACCgtgcctggggctgtgggaAGGGCGAGGGGGGACGACCGGCCCCCCGGCTGCTCCtgctgacccccccccaacGGCCCCCCAGCCTCGCCACTGACCAAAGACATGCCGGGTGGGGGTCAGGCTGAGCccccccctgtgcccccccagaCTGTTACATATCTCGTGCCTTTTGCCCACCGAGGAGCCTCCTGgcacgggggtggggggggacccGGCCTGGGCTtctgcccccggccccccctggcgcccccccccccgggaagATGCTTTTATTAGAGCCGCTGCCACCGCCGCCACGCCACCGCCGTGCCACCGCTGCGCagaccccctccccaccttcccGGGGCTGTGACcccctgtgtgtccccccccgccgcggtaATAAAGGAGGGAGGAGACGGCGGCGGTGGCTTCgtgtggttttgggggtcccgggggggacCCTTGGGGTCTGTGGTGTCCCCCCTACTGTGGGCTTCCCCCATGGGTGTCCCTCGTGGGGTGTTCCCCATCTTGGTGGCCCTACTGGGGTGTCCCCCACGGGAGACGGTCAGTGGgatgtgtgtcccccccctccttgaGGTGTCCCCATGGTGGTGGTCCTGGTGGGATGCCACCCacggggtgggggtgtccccgTTGGGGGGTGTCATCGTGGGGGTGTCCCTGTCGTTATGTCCGTGGTGGGGTGCtgcctggggcgggggggggaggtggtggtgtgtccccccccacggGGTGCTCTCACAGGATGCTTCCTACTGAGGTGTCCCCCGTGGGACCACCGCTGGGCTGTCCCCCGTGGGGTATGGGCACTGGGGTgtctcctggggggggggggtgggtgccCTCCATGGGGTGTGGCCGTTAGGGTGTGACCCATGCGATGCCGTCACGGGGGTGCCCGTGGTGATGTCACTCGTGGGGGTGTCCCCCATCGCTATGCCCCCCCCGGACCCCGCTCCGTGCCCTTCTATAGACAAAAAATCCCCCCCAGGAGAAGGGGCGTGGCCTCGCCTCCCCTCATGCATAATGCATCGCCTAATTAGCGCGCCGTGACGCAGCCGGCGCGCGGCCAATGGGCGGGCGGTGACGCCGGTCGGTAGAAAGCGCCCGCCCGTCGCCCGCGGCCCAGAGCGGGGAAGCAGGAACGGGAGCGGCCGCCGCCATGGTGGGGGCACCGGGAACCGGGGGGTCCCGCGGGGGATGCgcgggcggaggggggggggacgggaacccggggtggggggagcggCTGgatgcggggcggggggggtcgGGGGCGGTCGGCGGGCACCGGAAGCGGCCGGTACCGGTACCGGTGCCAGCTGACCGCCGCGCTCTCCCCGCAGTGCGATTTCTCGGAGGAGCAGACTGCGGGTGAGTGACCGGCACCGGGCACCgggcatcccccccccccaggaccggccccgccgcccccagcgCTTCCTGCGCGGCCGCGGGTGGGGCCGTTCCCGGGGCAAAGTCCCGCCCGGGCGGGGCCGTTCGTGTCGGTGGGGCGGGAGTGGGAACGGCGACGGGAccgggccccggggcgggggggggggggcgcgggccCCTTTTGCGCCATTTGCCCTTATATGGGCATAgcgtggggccgggccgcgcATTCCTGCGGGGTGGGGCCGGCCGGCTTCCCGggacgggggcgggggggggaacgggaccgggcggggggggggggggcagcatcCCGGCCGCGCCCGACGCGGCGGGGGGGCCGCGCCCTCCATCCCCGCCGGAGTCGGGTTCCACCGGGAAACCGGACCCGCACGGGAAAGAAACCCGAcccgggggggggtgtttgtggTGTcccgggttgggggggggggcaggtaaTGGGGTCCCCAAGGTGCGGGGTCCCAGGGATGCAGGCGGCGGGGTCGCATCAGCGTGGGGTCTGTGGATGCAGCATCCCTCCAGATGGGAGgtctggcgggggggggggggggtgtcccggtgagccgggggggtcccggagGTGCTGacgcgggggcgggggggtccgGCAGAGTTCAAGGAGGCGTTCCAGCTCTTCGACCGCACCGGGGATGGAAAGATCCTGTACAGCCAGTGTGGGGACGTGATGCGGGCGCTGGGCCAGAACCCCACCAACGCCGAGGTCATGAAGGTGCTGGGCAACCCCAAGAGCGATGGTGAGTGGGggacccacccccccccccagactccccgggacccccccggccccccccaccGACGGTCTCTCTCCCGCAGAGATGAACCTGAAGACGCTGAACTTCGAGCAGTTCCTGCCCATGATGCAAACCATCGCCAAGAACAAGGACCAGGGCTGCTTCGAGGACTACGTGGAGGGGCTGCGGGTCTTCGACAAGGAGGGCAACGGCACCGTCATGGGGGCCGAGATCCGCCACGTCCTCGTCACCCTGGGTGAGCAtcatcctccccccccgcccccttccaGGTCCCCAAATCCCTGCGAGCCCTCAGGACCCCTCAAACACCCCTgaagccccccaaaacccaaccagccccagggaccccatGAACTCCCAGCCTGTCCTGGGATTCTCACAAGCCCCCAAcaagccccagggacaccccccccccccaaaggctAGCAAGCCCTGGGGACCCACAGTGTGTCAtgttgtgtccccccccaaaatcaccGTGGGGTGACACGGGCTGTCCCGCAGGCGAGAAGATGacggaggaggaggtggagcaGCTGGTGGCTGGGCATGAGGACAGCAACGGCTGCATCAACTACGAAGGTGagggcagggggtgctggggggtcccggggtgctgggggtcccaggggtgaTGGGGTGACGGGGGCCCCAGGGGGCTCAGCCgcggccccgctccctccctgACCATCatgtctccttccttcctcccagcgTTTGTGAGACACATCTTGTCAGGGTGACGCCGCAGGGGtacgcctccccccccccccgctcccctcagtTACTTccagtttttttttctgcctatttTTTTCGGcggtgtctttttttttttaaaaaagccaaaaaaaaaaaaaaaaaaaaaaaaaaaaggccgcCTGGTTTGCGCTCTCGCCCTTGGTGCAgcccctccttctcccccttttccccccgcATGCCCCTCTGCATGGAGCCCCCCTGCGTGCTGGGGCCGGGATGTGGGTGCTGGCATGGGGGGGGGCCAGtggaccacccccccccagcaggggggggccagggctgcagcgACGCCGGTTCCTCCCTGCGCTCTTCAGCCGTTTGACTTTGGTTTTCCTGCCTCTCTCCGGGacgagggctgggggggcccggcagcctgcccccccccccctcaccctgctcTCCCCCCTTCTCTCCACAGAGTTGGTCCGGATGGTGCTGAGCGGCTGAAGACCCCTCGTGTCATCATGTGTtgttcccccccgcccccagtcaCTCTTGGTTTTGTGCCTTTTCCCTTGTTTTCCTGCCACCACCAAggccccctgcccccccccgctcGTGGCCCCACCGGCTAAGTTATTGCTCCACGGCATCAAATAAAGTGTCGGAAAGGTGACGCTGGGTTGGTGAAcctctgtgtgtccccccaccccacccccccagacACACTCTGCACCACGAGGCTGTTTGTTTCTTCCCGCCCCAGGGacttggaattttatttttgttgttttttttttaaaaaaacaaaacaaaacaaaacaaaaaaaaaaaaaccacaaacgAAAGTGGGGGGGATGACAACTgagaaggagctgggggggggggggaatgccCATGTGCCGGGGGGAGTGGAGCTGTCTCATAAATAGCCGGGGGGGAGCAGGGTCCCCGGCCCGCCCAGGGAGACCAACACTTAAATAAAATCCAGGacaatcataaaaaaataccaaagctgggggggtcggggggggggggcagcttcCTTTGGGGTGCCTTGCAGGGGCGGGAGGGGCCGGTCTCCCCAGGCCGGTGGTGGCggcggggttggggggggctgcggcaTCCTCGGCCCTGGCGGGGGCTCACTGCGTGGGGGGGACGGGGGTGgccgtgctggggctgggcGCGATGGGGTCCGTCTGCAGGGGGGGGccttgctctgcagggagagaaaagaaagagcgGGGGGGGTCACATCTGGGGGGGGCAAAGGGGTGCATGAGCACCTCTTGCCCCACAGCTCTGGGGACGGGTTGAGCCCCCCGCCCCATGCCTGTGAGTgggtcccccccctccctgagTCCCTCCCGGTGGGTTCCCCCCTCCCTGTTCCCggtggccccccccccccccacacccccatcATGTCTCACCTGCGAGGAGGCCGGGGTTGGGAAGGAGGCTTCCCTGCACGGCGGCCACGATGGCGGGGCTGTGCGCGGCGGCCGAGCCCCCCGCGAGGTGCGGCAGGGCCAGgccgggtgggtgggtggtggggggcagccccccggACGGCATGCTGCTGGCGAGGGCCCCATGCAGCGGGAGGGCGGGCGGGTTAGCGGGGAAAGTGGCGCCGAGGGGCTCGGCGGGGGGGTTAGCCATGCTAAATGGGATGGCGGATGGAGGCAATCCGAAGGGCAGGGCCGCGGGCGCATTACCGGGCACGGCGGGGTGGCCGCTGCCACCGAGGCTCCCAGCCAGGCTCTGGGACGGCGGCTGCTGCCCGGGGAACGGCGCCGGGGCTGCGGAGAGAgcggggagtgggggggggtgtcagcgCCAAGACCCTGGCGttcagacaccccccccccccaacccaagCCCTCAGCACCCCGACTCACCGTGCGGGACGGCCGGggcgcccggcggcgggggcggctgcggcgggggggCACCGGGCAGCGGCTGCCCCACGGGCTCGGCGGGGGCCACCatggcgggggcgggcggcgcgcccAGCGGGTGGGCGGCGGGGGCCAGGGGGGCGCCGGTGGCGGTggcgggcaggggctgggccCCTGGCGGCAGCgggggcggctgctgctgctgctgctgctgaaggtgcTGGAAGTGCTGCTGGCGGGCGCGCATCTCCGCGTACTTCAGCTGCTCCATGTGGAAGGCCTGACGGTccgccagcagctgctgccgcTGGTActccagctgggggggggacggacacagcgggggggggtgtcagcaGGGGATGCTGGAGTGGGGGCAAGCGCCTGGCTCCTCCTCCCCATCGCCACCGTTATCACTCACAGCCTCGCGCTCCCGGTCCATGATGGTCTCCAGCTCCTCGAAGTGCCGCAGCTTGATCTCCAGCTTCTTCATCTGCGTTTCCACCAGCAGTGCCACCAGCGACTTGATCTTACGCTCCTCCACTGCTGCCAAGtgctgtgggggggggggttaccaGAGGTGGGGGGGAGTGTCAGCACCCACGCCCAGGCTTCACGGCCCCCCCGCCCTGAGCCCCGACCCCAGCCCCTCACCTTGG
This window of the Buteo buteo chromosome 17, bButBut1.hap1.1, whole genome shotgun sequence genome carries:
- the MYL6 gene encoding myosin light polypeptide 6 isoform X1, which gives rise to MCDFSEEQTAEFKEAFQLFDRTGDGKILYSQCGDVMRALGQNPTNAEVMKVLGNPKSDEMNLKTLNFEQFLPMMQTIAKNKDQGCFEDYVEGLRVFDKEGNGTVMGAEIRHVLVTLGEKMTEEEVEQLVAGHEDSNGCINYEAFVRHILSG
- the MYL6 gene encoding myosin light polypeptide 6 isoform X2, with translation MCDFSEEQTAEFKEAFQLFDRTGDGKILYSQCGDVMRALGQNPTNAEVMKVLGNPKSDEMNLKTLNFEQFLPMMQTIAKNKDQGCFEDYVEGLRVFDKEGNGTVMGAEIRHVLVTLGEKMTEEEVEQLVAGHEDSNGCINYEELVRMVLSG